From Dasypus novemcinctus isolate mDasNov1 chromosome 11, mDasNov1.1.hap2, whole genome shotgun sequence, one genomic window encodes:
- the ZFAND3 gene encoding AN1-type zinc finger protein 3 isoform X3, translating to MMTTSPSQVCQNYNQDSEASINRQINLELYASYVYLSMSYFFDRDDVAWKNFAKYFLHQSHEEREHAEKLMKLKNQRGGRTFLQDIKKPERDDWEKSGLNAMECALHLEKRVNQSLLELHKLATDKNDPHLCDFTETHYLNEQVKSIRELGDDVTSLRKMGARILAWQSISLTSTLWEAVMRAKPYAGFPEPQGSSACVLGLPFL from the coding sequence ATGATGACCACATCCCCGTCGCAGGTGTGCCAGAACTACAATCAGGACTCGGAGGCCTCCATCAACCGCCAGATCAACCTGGAGCTCTACGCCTCTTACGTCTACCTGTCGATGTCTTACTTCTTTGACCGTGATGATGTGGCTTGGAAgaactttgccaaatattttcttcaccaatCTCATGAGGAGAGGGAACATGCTGAGAAACTAATGAAGCTGAAGAACCAACGAGGTGGCCGAACCTTTCTTCAGGATATCAAGAAACCAGAACGAGATGACTGGGAGAAGAGTGGATTGAATGCAATGGAGTGTGCATTACACTTGGAAAAAAGGGTGAATCAGTCACTACTGGAACTGCACAAACTGGCTACTGACAAAAACGACCCCCATTTGTGTGACTTCACTGAGACCCATTACCTGAATGAGCAGGTGAAGTCCATCAGAGAACTGGGTGACGACGTAACCAGCCTGCGCAAGATGGGGGCCCGGATTCTGGCTTGGCAGAGCATCTCTTTGACAAGCACGCTCTGGGAAGCAGTGATGAGAGCTAAACCTTATGCTGGCTTCCCAGAGCCACAGGGTAGTAGTGCATGTGTGTTGGGTTTACCTTTTCTATAA